The window TATCTGCATCTGAATTAATGTGATCTTCATTGTCAGACTTCATCTGGGACTAACTTCATGGATGCTGAATTCAATGGAACATATATAACTCTTGGTGGCTATGTAGAATTGGACAAATACAGATATCTTTACTTTATCAGCTTGTTGATGCTCTATATTCTCATTCTCTGCGCTAATTGCACCATTATATGTCTAATCTGGATTCACAGGAACCTTCATGAGCCTATGTACATTTTCATTGCAGCTTTGTCATTCAACTCTGTTTTGTTTAGCACTGCCATCTACCCCAAAATCTTCACTGACATCTTATCTCAGAAGCAGACCATTTCTTATTCCGCTTGTATGTTtcaaaattttacattttattctttaggtggttcagatttttttctgctGGCAGTCATGGCTTATGACAGGTATGTGTCTATCTGCAGACCACTGCAATATTCAACTATCATGGGAAATATAACTGTCACTGTCCTCTTGACTGTGGCCTGGTTTCTACCTGCAAGCCAGTTAGCAGTGGGAATTGTATTTAGTTCAAAACAAAAACTCTGTGACTTTACAATAGGAGGAATTTTTTgtaacaataaaatgtttaagCTTCACTGTGTAAAATCAACATTTCTTATTGTTTATGGTTTCGTTGTCTTGCTAAATGCTGTTGTTGTTCCTGTGATTTTCATCCTTTTCACCTACATAAAGATATTTATAATAACTTATCACAGTTGTGCAGAAGTCAGGAAAAAAGCAGCAGAGACATGTTTACCTCACCTGATGGTTTTAATGTGCTtcttttgtttgtgtatatttgATTTCATCACAGGTCGAATTGAGTCAGACATGCCAAAAAGTGTACATTTAATAATGGCTTTAGAAGTAGTTGTGTCTAATCCTCTGTTCAATCCAATCATATATggagtgaaaatgaaagaaatctcGAAACACATCAAGAAACTGTTGTGTCAGGTCAAACATatgaaataaaacatgagtAAAAACGGGATTTCAGTGTGATAGTGATGTTTTGTCACTGATGTTAATACATGCTGACAAAAACGATGATGTGAAATTGTTGTTAAATGAAAATCTCATGTCTGATTGTTGTGTCAagtcaaaataaacacatgtgTCAATCTACAAATGTCCATGACTGCCATGCAAAGTTATATTTTCCCGGCAAACAAACTAAATACAATCACAGAAATGTAAAACATACTATACCAGTTTCATGTACTTGAAAAATTCAAATTTTGAATGGATCTGCTTCCTGTTGCTAACCTCTGGCCTGATGTTTGAGATCAACTTTGTGGCCTTTTGGGCTGGTCTTTTAATGTAAAACAGAAATGCtaatacagtggtccctcgtaATGTTGCGTTTTTTCAGTAATTCATTaatcatcgctgtttcgttGTTGACTACGAcctgttagtcaaaaaatattgaaagacaagttatatgtagtatatgtagtaatgttacactgatgagacatgacgttagattacattacctttcacactgcatggagactggctgccgagccgacatgccatggctgagacggacatgtcATGATCGAGTGAAAGAAAAGTTCTCCTTTCATTTTGTGTGAAAGTCGTacgttttggcttcttactttgtccttcttccccactctgtatGAAACAGTTTCTTAAATtcagaagaaataaattggagaggctaactagttagctcactcGCTTACTATGCTATCGAcggccatctcttatgtcccttcAATGATCCCGTAGtctgcacaatgtggtgtaaacaaagaatgcgtgttttaaacatttgaattaaaatttcccctaaggtcatatttcatCTCTCTTGTTGTGAGAATTGGATTACGTTTGTGGGTAACagattattgtttgctttatgcataatttcagCTTTTTGAAGGTTCACCAGATCagcaaaatagttttttgattgattgatttaattaattaattaatttttttttacatcatgtgGATTTTACTAACTATACGATGAAACGCAGCTGCCTGAGTTTGGGTGTGAACCAAGGTTTGTTGTTGTATCTGCAGAAGATTTTGGTCTGCACACACATGTCCTCACAGTGTCACAGAGCTCTGAGGTCTAAGGCTGcagctgcaaaaacactccTATCATTCCAATTCAAtcatttctgaagctttgggactccagagaaCCACAGGAAGAGATATTATCCACAATTGGCAAAAGAgtcgttttttgccatctttgggtcctggcGGGCccaccgatgaatgtttggg is drawn from Dunckerocampus dactyliophorus isolate RoL2022-P2 chromosome 9, RoL_Ddac_1.1, whole genome shotgun sequence and contains these coding sequences:
- the LOC129187341 gene encoding olfactory receptor 6N2-like, translated to MDAEFNGTYITLGGYVELDKYRYLYFISLLMLYILILCANCTIICLIWIHRNLHEPMYIFIAALSFNSVLFSTAIYPKIFTDILSQKQTISYSACMFQNFTFYSLGGSDFFLLAVMAYDRYVSICRPLQYSTIMGNITVTVLLTVAWFLPASQLAVGIVFSSKQKLCDFTIGGIFCNNKMFKLHCVKSTFLIVYGFVVLLNAVVVPVIFILFTYIKIFIITYHSCAEVRKKAAETCLPHLMVLMCFFCLCIFDFITGRIESDMPKSVHLIMALEVVVSNPLFNPIIYGVKMKEISKHIKKLLCQVKHMK